The segment TCTTACACGAATTATTAGATTGTAGGAACTATAAccagttttgattttttcattcatatttcatttttcGTGCTCATCCAAaacttttaactttttaatcATTTGTCAATCACCGTATTAGTGTTTTTACCTCTACAAAATTGTTTTAACATTATACCATAAAGAACACGGGAATTGTAAGAATTTACACACCTTTGGTAGAACGATCCTCCCAAGTGACCCAACATCACTGTTCTTCAAGTGCTTCACCAACAAAACCCTAAGTTTCTACTTACGACCcaacaacaatttttttaaaaaaactatcatcatgttatatatataatcgcGTATATTCTATAATTTGGGACCAAAGAAATACAAACCTTGTTATCGAATGAGGAGAATCGATAGAGATCTTTTCTAGCGGCAATCTCGGCATTGGTTTTCATGGTAAGAGACACTTGTCTCCTTGACTCAACCAACTCATTCGAACTAGAATTAGGGCTAGAGTTGTTTCTTGATCTTATCATCGCCTTCTTCCTGTTGATCCTAGCCATTTTAGTCGAGTGTGGATCAAGAAATACACCTCTTTCCTGTCTCACACCAGCCTTATAAACCAAAGAGCCGAATTCACTTCCGGTTTGCACAACCGATATGTGAGGAAAAGCATCCGATAAGTGAAAAGTCTGATGATTCATGGCCCCCGTCTGATCAAGTACCGGACATGCAACGTACGAGTAAGGCGGCAACAAGTCGTGAGGCTGCGCCATTGTTGACAAGTGCGAGCGATTGTTGTTAAGATCCATGGAGAGTTCTTGGACAGAGTTTGCGTTAGAAGAGGAAAAGGGCAAGAGGTTATCCATATTTCCCGGGGAgagaaagatagag is part of the Raphanus sativus cultivar WK10039 chromosome 5, ASM80110v3, whole genome shotgun sequence genome and harbors:
- the LOC108861040 gene encoding B3 domain-containing transcription factor LEC2-like, whose translation is MDNLLPFSSSNANSVQELSMDLNNNRSHLSTMAQPHDLLPPYSYVACPVLDQTGAMNHQTFHLSDAFPHISVVQTGSEFGSLVYKAGVRQERGVFLDPHSTKMARINRKKAMIRSRNNSSPNSSSNELVESRRQVSLTMKTNAEIAARKDLYRFSSFDNKKLRVLLVKHLKNSDVGSLGRIVLPKREAEGNLPELTDKEGMVLEMKDVDSVQSWSFKYKYWSNNKSRMYVLENTGEFVKKNGVLMGDYLTIYEDESKNLYFSIRKHPHKQNDDKEDESMEVNDVNYYEDIMFDYIPNDEDDSIAMLLGNLNEHYPNPNDLMSLTIDLDQHQQATSSSPPADHMSSNDFVW